A single genomic interval of Stieleria maiorica harbors:
- the panC gene encoding pantoate--beta-alanine ligase has protein sequence MQILRTTEQAYEFVWQARRSGQAVGLVPTMGALHDGHLSLAKTSVGQCDQTVATIFVNPTQFAPHEDLNQYPRTLDADLEGLRSVGVSAVFVPQGDVIYPPGFSTTVQPPDVAQSLEGAFRPTHFQGVATIVLKLFHILPASHAFFGQKDYQQLCVIRAMVRDLNVPIEIVACPTVREPDGLAMSSRNRYLDANERSRALRLAAALEEAEKAVLDGQRDPAAIERIMHATLLAGGPDDGVDSIDYATVVDAITLEPIRQIQDRSVALVAAKVGSTRLIDNRLIDP, from the coding sequence ATGCAGATTCTAAGAACGACCGAACAAGCCTATGAGTTTGTTTGGCAAGCACGTCGCAGCGGTCAAGCGGTAGGCCTGGTCCCCACAATGGGTGCGCTGCACGATGGCCATCTGTCGCTGGCCAAGACCAGTGTCGGCCAGTGCGATCAAACGGTGGCCACGATTTTCGTCAACCCGACTCAGTTCGCTCCGCACGAGGACCTGAATCAATACCCGCGAACGCTCGACGCGGACCTGGAAGGGCTGCGCAGCGTCGGTGTGTCCGCCGTGTTTGTCCCCCAAGGCGACGTGATCTATCCGCCCGGATTCAGCACAACGGTTCAACCGCCCGATGTCGCGCAGTCTCTCGAAGGCGCGTTTCGCCCCACACACTTTCAGGGCGTCGCCACCATCGTCCTGAAACTGTTTCACATCCTGCCCGCTTCGCACGCATTCTTCGGGCAAAAGGACTACCAGCAACTGTGCGTGATCCGGGCGATGGTCCGCGACCTGAACGTGCCCATCGAAATCGTCGCCTGCCCCACCGTCCGCGAACCCGATGGATTGGCGATGAGCAGCCGGAATCGTTATCTGGACGCGAACGAGCGGTCACGTGCGCTGCGGCTTGCCGCGGCTTTGGAAGAAGCCGAAAAAGCCGTCCTGGACGGCCAACGCGATCCCGCGGCGATCGAACGGATCATGCATGCCACTCTGCTGGCCGGCGGACCGGACGACGGAGTTGATTCGATCGATTACGCAACCGTCGTCGATGCCATCACGTTGGAACCGATCCGGCAGATCCAAGACCGTTCGGTCGCGTTGGTCGCCGCCAAAGTGGGGTCGACGCGGTTGATCGACAACCGCCTGATCGATCCCTAG
- a CDS encoding bifunctional nuclease family protein, giving the protein MPVQMQLARIIISELTESQVIYLREIDGEREFPILIGIFEATNIDRRVKEDGYQPPRPLTHDLIVRTAEALGGTIHSVVISDLSNQTYYAQLRVETEDGEMIEIDSRPSDAIAVAVTFSPPLPIFVAEHVLAEATSSMP; this is encoded by the coding sequence ATGCCGGTTCAAATGCAACTTGCTCGGATCATCATTTCCGAGCTGACCGAAAGCCAAGTGATCTATTTGCGCGAGATCGATGGGGAGCGTGAGTTCCCCATCTTGATCGGCATTTTTGAAGCGACCAACATCGACCGTCGCGTCAAGGAAGATGGCTATCAACCGCCGCGACCGCTGACCCATGATCTGATCGTTCGAACGGCCGAGGCACTCGGCGGCACGATTCACAGCGTTGTGATCAGCGATTTGAGCAACCAGACGTATTACGCGCAGTTGCGTGTCGAGACCGAAGACGGCGAAATGATCGAAATCGATTCGCGGCCCAGCGACGCGATCGCCGTCGCCGTCACCTTCTCACCGCCGTTGCCGATTTTCGTCGCCGAGCATGTTCTCGCCGAAGCGACCTCGAGCATGCCATAG
- a CDS encoding ribonuclease HI, whose product MPSSGLPSHQTPAIETDYLLVCEAYSRSLTDGRWRFTLEAADGELILDAEDHELGDLNRLTLLAAVRGLESLEGPSAVTLLSNNRYLIRSLSNSLPRWRQNNFRWEHFGRRIDVQHADLWRRIDHALAIHRVQACLVSSCLVSHGHDQAAAGGASRQATADRARYRIDSPEGRADDAAPLRRARSVVPAPSARLRQLINGDALPPPTQANVRRRGRFTAEDLQSP is encoded by the coding sequence GTGCCCTCCTCTGGACTCCCCTCCCACCAGACCCCAGCAATTGAAACGGATTACCTGCTCGTTTGCGAAGCCTACTCGCGTTCGCTGACCGATGGACGCTGGCGATTCACTCTCGAAGCGGCCGACGGGGAATTGATTTTGGACGCCGAAGACCATGAGCTGGGCGACCTGAACCGACTGACGTTGCTGGCCGCGGTCCGCGGCTTGGAATCGCTGGAAGGCCCCAGCGCGGTGACGTTGCTGAGCAACAACCGCTATTTGATTCGTTCGCTTTCGAACTCGCTGCCGCGTTGGCGTCAGAACAACTTTCGCTGGGAGCACTTCGGCCGGCGGATCGATGTGCAGCACGCCGACTTGTGGCGACGCATCGACCACGCCTTGGCGATCCACCGCGTCCAGGCCTGTTTGGTCAGCTCCTGTCTGGTCAGCCACGGTCACGACCAAGCCGCTGCCGGCGGCGCGTCCCGGCAAGCAACGGCAGACCGGGCCCGCTATCGAATCGATTCGCCGGAGGGCAGGGCGGACGATGCCGCCCCGCTGCGAAGGGCCCGCAGCGTGGTTCCCGCGCCGAGCGCGCGGCTGCGGCAATTGATCAACGGCGACGCGCTCCCGCCCCCGACTCAAGCCAACGTGCGTCGCCGCGGCCGATTCACCGCCGAAGACCTGCAATCCCCCTAA
- a CDS encoding PEP-CTERM sorting domain-containing protein (PEP-CTERM proteins occur, often in large numbers, in the proteomes of bacteria that also encode an exosortase, a predicted intramembrane cysteine proteinase. The presence of a PEP-CTERM domain at a protein's C-terminus predicts cleavage within the sorting domain, followed by covalent anchoring to some some component of the (usually Gram-negative) cell surface. Many PEP-CTERM proteins exhibit an unusual sequence composition that includes large numbers of potential glycosylation sites. Expression of one such protein has been shown restore the ability of a bacterium to form floc, a type of biofilm.), with protein MIKSTPFLRFMVAFAIALHLSLASAHAEFAISVGSGTIDPGGDLLLEIGIESDTPPQNLAEFELILQITPLSAAPGSSLVFVEPQSEAFLADADYIFAATSESISENLPSTQNNSGNRITFYDASLNAGGDPLNVPVTSGHLLATVDVRHQLGGAMPAATAGDQFEVSVDLASFFSDEALADLDFTVSSGVVTVAAVAIPEPGAAAILMLASGGVFLRRRR; from the coding sequence ATGATCAAGTCTACTCCGTTTCTCCGTTTCATGGTGGCTTTCGCGATCGCGCTGCACTTGTCGCTTGCCTCCGCCCATGCCGAGTTTGCGATCTCGGTCGGCAGCGGAACGATCGATCCCGGCGGCGACCTGTTGCTGGAGATCGGGATTGAGAGCGACACGCCGCCTCAGAACCTGGCTGAGTTCGAATTGATCTTGCAGATCACGCCGCTGAGCGCCGCTCCCGGCAGCTCTCTGGTGTTCGTCGAACCACAATCGGAGGCGTTTCTCGCCGACGCCGACTACATTTTTGCCGCGACCAGCGAGTCGATCTCCGAAAACCTACCTTCGACGCAAAACAATTCCGGCAATCGGATCACGTTTTACGACGCCAGTCTTAATGCCGGGGGTGATCCCCTGAACGTTCCGGTCACATCCGGACACTTGCTGGCGACGGTCGACGTGCGGCACCAATTGGGCGGGGCGATGCCGGCGGCGACCGCCGGCGACCAATTTGAGGTGAGCGTGGATTTGGCGTCGTTTTTTTCCGACGAAGCTCTCGCCGACCTCGATTTTACCGTCTCCTCGGGCGTGGTCACCGTGGCTGCCGTTGCGATCCCCGAACCGGGTGCGGCGGCCATCCTGATGCTCGCCTCCGGCGGAGTGTTTCTCCGACGACGGCGCTGA
- the rsmG gene encoding 16S rRNA (guanine(527)-N(7))-methyltransferase RsmG, whose product MPLAPEFETALKNHSVELDGEVAQRLQAYAEAMWSWNEKLNLTRHTTWDLFVGRDLRDCLQLAPILDPGEEVLDLGSGNGVPGIPLAILRPDIDVSLAESVAKRASVLGEMIADLDLPVPVYSARGEDLLEDFRFSSLVCRAVGSIAKLCRWIEPHWSNVDRMLLIKGPKWIEERGEARHAGLMGNLQLRKVASYPLGDESDEEQGAIVQVWPKGRELPMKIS is encoded by the coding sequence ATGCCCCTCGCTCCCGAATTTGAGACCGCTTTGAAGAACCATTCCGTCGAACTTGATGGAGAGGTTGCCCAGCGCCTGCAGGCCTATGCCGAGGCGATGTGGAGCTGGAACGAAAAGTTGAATCTGACACGTCACACGACCTGGGATTTGTTCGTCGGCCGCGACCTGCGGGATTGCCTGCAGTTGGCGCCGATCCTGGATCCGGGCGAAGAAGTGCTGGACTTGGGCAGCGGCAATGGCGTGCCCGGAATCCCGCTTGCGATCCTGCGACCAGACATCGACGTCTCGCTAGCCGAATCGGTTGCCAAGCGGGCGAGCGTGTTGGGCGAGATGATCGCGGATTTGGATCTCCCCGTGCCTGTCTATTCGGCCCGAGGGGAGGACCTGTTGGAAGATTTCCGGTTCAGCAGCCTGGTTTGTCGCGCGGTGGGAAGTATTGCCAAACTTTGTCGATGGATCGAACCGCACTGGAGCAACGTCGACCGGATGTTGCTGATCAAGGGGCCGAAGTGGATCGAAGAGCGAGGCGAGGCGCGTCACGCGGGATTGATGGGCAACCTGCAACTGCGAAAAGTAGCATCTTATCCGCTGGGGGATGAAAGCGACGAAGAGCAAGGCGCGATCGTCCAGGTCTGGCCCAAGGGGCGTGAGCTTCCGATGAAGATCAGCTGA
- a CDS encoding UDP-glucuronic acid decarboxylase family protein codes for MIQRILVTGGAGFLGSYLCERLVDQGHDVICLDNFFTSQKSNVAHLLDFPNFELIRHDITLPVFLEVDQIYNMACPAAPGHYQFNPIKTMKTSVMGAINMLGIAKRCGARILQASTSEVYGDPEIHPQVESYRGSVNPIGIRACYDEGKRAAETLFMDYHRSNGVDVRIVRIFNTYGPRMHPFDGRVVSNFIRQALAGEDITIFGDGSQTRSFCFRDDLVNAIIAMMNHNDFIGPVNIGNPDEFTIRELAEQVIEISGSSSKLVQRPLPADDPTRRRPDISLAKKELAWQPEIKLADGLRQTIDWFKSIDLSDYRPPTPNYV; via the coding sequence ATGATTCAACGCATTCTTGTCACCGGCGGTGCCGGTTTCTTGGGTTCCTACCTGTGCGAGCGACTGGTCGATCAGGGGCACGATGTCATCTGTTTGGACAACTTCTTCACCAGTCAGAAAAGCAACGTCGCTCATCTGCTGGATTTCCCGAACTTCGAACTCATCCGGCACGACATCACTCTGCCCGTGTTTTTGGAAGTCGACCAGATTTACAACATGGCGTGCCCGGCAGCGCCGGGGCATTACCAGTTCAATCCCATCAAGACGATGAAAACCAGCGTGATGGGGGCGATCAACATGCTGGGGATTGCCAAACGCTGCGGCGCAAGAATCCTGCAAGCCAGCACCAGCGAAGTATACGGCGATCCCGAAATCCATCCCCAGGTGGAATCGTACCGCGGCAGTGTCAACCCGATCGGCATCCGAGCCTGTTACGACGAAGGCAAACGGGCGGCCGAGACGTTGTTCATGGATTATCACCGCAGCAACGGCGTGGACGTCCGGATCGTGCGGATCTTCAACACCTATGGCCCTCGCATGCACCCTTTCGATGGCCGCGTCGTGTCCAATTTCATTCGCCAGGCGCTGGCCGGTGAAGACATTACGATTTTCGGCGACGGCTCCCAAACCCGATCGTTCTGTTTCCGCGACGATCTGGTCAACGCCATCATCGCGATGATGAATCACAACGACTTTATCGGACCGGTCAACATCGGCAATCCGGATGAATTCACGATCCGCGAACTCGCCGAACAGGTGATCGAAATCTCCGGATCGTCCAGCAAGTTGGTCCAACGCCCGCTGCCGGCAGACGACCCGACGCGGCGGCGGCCGGACATTTCCTTGGCCAAAAAAGAACTCGCTTGGCAACCCGAAATCAAACTTGCCGACGGATTGCGGCAAACGATCGATTGGTTCAAGTCCATCGATCTGAGCGACTATCGGCCCCCGACGCCCAATTACGTGTAG
- the glgB gene encoding 1,4-alpha-glucan branching protein GlgB, protein MHTQISLTDLGRLVDGHLENPSSILGPHTIDYRGSRATAVRSFLPDAQAAWVVDRPTGKRRPMRKLHPAGFFEAICSDTVDGAAISHNDGRASSTHSNYRIQMADKTGKLIETHDPYAVPSILTDFDRYLLGEGKFYRLYESLGAQLRTVDETDGVNFAVWAPNARIVQVVGDFNGWDGRGHVAKLDMSVGIWELFIPGAKAGQKYKFRILDQHGQWVDKTDPVGFAAELPPLTASIITDLDKHQWNDDAWMKRRAATDPMHAPMNVYECHLGSWQKGPGRTHGWLDYRDLAHRLVDYCHRMNFTHVELLPVTEHPFTGSWGYQTVGYFAPTSRHGSPEDFMYFVDYLHQHDVGVLVDWVPAHFPKDGHGLRRFDGSALYEHEDPRQGEHPDWGTMIFNFGRNEVRNFLVANAMFWLEKYHIDGLRVDAVASMLYLDYSREDGGWIPNQYGGRENLEAIDFLREFNVAVHEHHPGAVTIAEESTAWPGVSRPIYDGGLGFTYKWNMGWMNDTLTYMHKEPIHRGHHQNDLTFSMIYAFTENFMLPLSHDEVVHGKGSLISQMPGDMWQKFANLRLLYSYMWTHPGKKLLFMGGELAQWNEWNHDDGPDWLLLDFETHRGVQELVSDLNRLVVKNPALHQLDFSDDGFEWVDCMNWQESTLIYLRKGLEGTEPILVCCNFTPVVRKDYRVGVPKSGFWKEIFNSDSDRYGGTNVGNYPGAKSTGEGHHGRSDSILVNLPPLGVTMFRMEK, encoded by the coding sequence ATGCACACACAGATTTCCCTCACCGATCTCGGACGACTCGTTGACGGTCATTTGGAAAACCCCTCGTCCATCCTCGGCCCACACACGATCGATTACCGCGGCAGCCGAGCCACGGCGGTTCGCAGTTTTTTGCCCGATGCCCAGGCGGCTTGGGTCGTTGATCGTCCCACCGGAAAACGCCGTCCGATGCGCAAACTGCATCCGGCGGGGTTTTTTGAGGCAATCTGCTCGGACACGGTCGACGGGGCAGCGATCAGCCATAATGATGGGCGGGCATCCTCGACGCACTCAAATTATCGAATTCAAATGGCTGACAAAACTGGCAAACTCATCGAGACGCACGATCCTTACGCCGTGCCTTCGATCCTGACCGATTTCGACCGCTATCTGCTCGGCGAGGGAAAATTTTATCGGCTCTACGAATCGCTCGGCGCCCAACTGCGGACCGTCGACGAAACCGATGGCGTCAATTTCGCCGTCTGGGCCCCCAACGCGCGGATCGTCCAAGTGGTGGGCGATTTCAACGGCTGGGACGGACGCGGTCACGTCGCCAAACTGGACATGTCGGTCGGGATCTGGGAGTTGTTCATCCCCGGTGCGAAAGCGGGCCAGAAGTACAAGTTCCGCATCCTGGACCAGCACGGCCAGTGGGTCGACAAGACGGACCCGGTCGGGTTTGCCGCCGAACTGCCGCCGCTGACGGCATCGATCATCACCGATCTGGACAAGCATCAGTGGAACGACGACGCTTGGATGAAGCGGCGCGCGGCGACCGATCCGATGCACGCCCCGATGAACGTTTACGAGTGTCACCTGGGCAGCTGGCAAAAGGGCCCGGGCCGCACGCACGGCTGGCTGGACTATCGCGACCTGGCACATCGGTTGGTCGATTATTGCCACCGCATGAATTTCACGCACGTCGAACTGCTGCCGGTCACCGAGCACCCGTTCACCGGATCCTGGGGCTATCAAACGGTGGGCTACTTTGCCCCGACCAGTCGGCATGGCAGCCCCGAAGACTTCATGTACTTTGTCGACTACCTGCACCAGCACGACGTCGGTGTGTTGGTCGACTGGGTGCCCGCTCACTTCCCCAAAGACGGGCACGGGTTGCGACGTTTCGACGGCTCGGCGCTTTATGAACACGAAGACCCACGTCAGGGCGAGCACCCGGACTGGGGAACGATGATCTTCAACTTCGGCCGCAACGAAGTGCGCAACTTCTTGGTCGCCAACGCGATGTTCTGGCTGGAAAAATACCACATCGATGGTTTGCGAGTCGACGCGGTCGCATCGATGCTGTACCTGGATTACAGCCGCGAAGACGGCGGCTGGATCCCGAACCAATACGGCGGCCGGGAAAACTTGGAAGCGATCGATTTCCTGCGTGAATTCAACGTGGCCGTTCACGAACACCATCCCGGTGCGGTGACGATCGCCGAAGAATCCACCGCCTGGCCCGGCGTTTCACGTCCGATTTATGACGGCGGCTTGGGTTTCACCTACAAGTGGAACATGGGCTGGATGAATGACACCTTGACGTACATGCACAAGGAACCGATTCATCGCGGGCATCATCAAAACGATTTGACGTTCAGCATGATCTATGCCTTTACCGAAAACTTCATGCTGCCGCTCTCGCACGATGAAGTCGTCCATGGCAAAGGATCGTTGATCAGCCAAATGCCCGGCGACATGTGGCAGAAATTTGCCAACTTGCGACTGCTGTACTCGTACATGTGGACGCACCCCGGCAAGAAGCTGTTGTTCATGGGCGGCGAACTGGCACAGTGGAATGAGTGGAACCATGACGACGGCCCGGATTGGTTGTTGCTGGACTTCGAAACCCATCGCGGGGTGCAGGAACTGGTTTCGGACCTGAACCGACTGGTCGTCAAGAACCCGGCGCTGCATCAGCTGGACTTCAGCGACGACGGATTCGAGTGGGTCGACTGCATGAACTGGCAAGAGAGCACGCTGATCTACCTGCGCAAGGGTCTCGAGGGAACCGAGCCGATCTTGGTCTGCTGCAATTTCACGCCGGTCGTCCGGAAGGACTATCGCGTCGGTGTTCCCAAGAGCGGGTTCTGGAAAGAGATCTTCAACAGCGACAGCGACCGTTACGGCGGGACCAATGTCGGCAACTATCCCGGGGCCAAATCCACCGGCGAAGGCCACCACGGACGCTCCGACAGCATTCTGGTGAACCTGCCGCCGCTGGGCGTGACGATGTTCCGCATGGAAAAATAG